The following coding sequences are from one Nilaparvata lugens isolate BPH chromosome 6, ASM1435652v1, whole genome shotgun sequence window:
- the LOC120351850 gene encoding uncharacterized protein LOC120351850 isoform X3 — protein sequence MEKKKNKTIPLMSRAEKIKMLLIEGNKSLLSEMDFDRMEVLSTNGLLDSNPSDNDEEIMSNAVQHGSSISENEQFPIVSNQSITSTEIINNALTDKSLLSEMDFDRMEPAAIFSEGPL from the exons atggaaaaaaagaagaataaaactaTTCCATTG ATGAGTCGAGCTGAAAAGATAAAAATGCTGCTAATTGAAGGAAATAAATCTCTACTTTCAGAAATGGATTTTGATAGGATGGAG GTTTTAAGCACAAATGGCCTATTGGATTCAAACCCAagtgataatgatgaggaaatAATGAGTAATGCTGTGCAACATGGATCCTCAATATCAGAAAATGAACAGTTTCCAATTGTTTCAAATCAGAGCATAACTTCCACAGAAATAATAAACAATGCTCTGACTGATAAATCTCTACTTTCAGAAATGGATTTTGATAGGATGGAG CCAGCAGCCATTTTTTCTGAGGGGCCTCTTTAG
- the LOC120351850 gene encoding uncharacterized protein LOC120351850 isoform X1 codes for MEKKKNKTIPLMSRAEKIKMLLIEGNKSLLSEMDFDRMEVLSTNGLLDSNPSDNDEEIMSNAVQHGSSISENEQFPIVSNQSITSTEIINNALTDKSLLSEMDFDRMESDDDFLQVADETVSLLVESTTAMEEQLCEEVTQTLDSDQHTVNNETFGRELICEEVIQLTDLEQQITFNQTNEGEFVCEEISEPNSLDQHTPSDQPHEEDAIGPKRLKKPNTSRWIRLSNQGKRKRGEEYHGVKKVSASWHYDVPTPAKQMEEHCNCSFSMKSGRINCNLFQEIERQNPFDQFWKEFGWDQRRTHIQDMVNSLPTKDLKNKQNEVSRREMSLVYNLKLDGRRLRVCNKMFLNTYSITDWVVLNWLKKETNKDPLTNIKKFH; via the exons atggaaaaaaagaagaataaaactaTTCCATTG ATGAGTCGAGCTGAAAAGATAAAAATGCTGCTAATTGAAGGAAATAAATCTCTACTTTCAGAAATGGATTTTGATAGGATGGAG GTTTTAAGCACAAATGGCCTATTGGATTCAAACCCAagtgataatgatgaggaaatAATGAGTAATGCTGTGCAACATGGATCCTCAATATCAGAAAATGAACAGTTTCCAATTGTTTCAAATCAGAGCATAACTTCCACAGAAATAATAAACAATGCTCTGACTGATAAATCTCTACTTTCAGAAATGGATTTTGATAGGATGGAG tctgatgatgatttCCTTCAAGTAGCTGATGAAACTGTATCATTACTTGTCGAATCTACCACTGCAATGGAAGAACAACTTTGTGAAGAAGTGACTCAGACTCTTGATTCAGATCAACACACAGTCAATAACGAAACCTTTGGAAGAGAACTTATTTGTGAGGAAGTGATACAACTCACTGATTTAGAGCAGCAGATCACCTTTAATCAGACCAATGAGGGAGAATTCGTTTGTGAGGAAATCAGTGAACCCAACAGTTTAGACCAGCATACACCCAGTGACCAACCACATGAAGAAGATGCAATAGGGCCTAAAAGACTAAAGAAACCTAATACATCTCGATGGATTCGACTCAGTAATCAAGGAAAGCGGAAAAGGGGAGAAGAATACCATGGAGTGAAAAAAGTATCTGCAAGTTGGCATTATGATGTACCTACACCAGCAAAACAAATGGAAGAGCATTGTAATTGTTCTTTCAGTATGAAAAGTGGAAGAATCAACTGTAATTTGTTCCAAGAAATAGAAAGACAAAATCCATTTGATCAGTTCTGGAAAGAGTTTGGATGGGATCAAAGAAGAACTCATATTCAAGACATGGTGAACTCTTTACCAACCAAAGATTTGAAAAACAAACAGAATGAAGTTTCACGTAGAGAAATGTCATTAGtttataatttgaaacttgatGGTAGAAGATTACGAGTATGCAATAAGATGTTTTTGAACACATACTCCATCACAGACTGGGTGGTTTTGAATTGGTTAAAAAAAGAAACAAACAAAGATCCACTCACcaacataaaaaaatttcattga
- the LOC120351850 gene encoding uncharacterized protein LOC120351850 isoform X2: MEKKKNKTIPLVLSTNGLLDSNPSDNDEEIMSNAVQHGSSISENEQFPIVSNQSITSTEIINNALTDKSLLSEMDFDRMESDDDFLQVADETVSLLVESTTAMEEQLCEEVTQTLDSDQHTVNNETFGRELICEEVIQLTDLEQQITFNQTNEGEFVCEEISEPNSLDQHTPSDQPHEEDAIGPKRLKKPNTSRWIRLSNQGKRKRGEEYHGVKKVSASWHYDVPTPAKQMEEHCNCSFSMKSGRINCNLFQEIERQNPFDQFWKEFGWDQRRTHIQDMVNSLPTKDLKNKQNEVSRREMSLVYNLKLDGRRLRVCNKMFLNTYSITDWVVLNWLKKETNKDPLTNIKKFH; encoded by the exons atggaaaaaaagaagaataaaactaTTCCATTG GTTTTAAGCACAAATGGCCTATTGGATTCAAACCCAagtgataatgatgaggaaatAATGAGTAATGCTGTGCAACATGGATCCTCAATATCAGAAAATGAACAGTTTCCAATTGTTTCAAATCAGAGCATAACTTCCACAGAAATAATAAACAATGCTCTGACTGATAAATCTCTACTTTCAGAAATGGATTTTGATAGGATGGAG tctgatgatgatttCCTTCAAGTAGCTGATGAAACTGTATCATTACTTGTCGAATCTACCACTGCAATGGAAGAACAACTTTGTGAAGAAGTGACTCAGACTCTTGATTCAGATCAACACACAGTCAATAACGAAACCTTTGGAAGAGAACTTATTTGTGAGGAAGTGATACAACTCACTGATTTAGAGCAGCAGATCACCTTTAATCAGACCAATGAGGGAGAATTCGTTTGTGAGGAAATCAGTGAACCCAACAGTTTAGACCAGCATACACCCAGTGACCAACCACATGAAGAAGATGCAATAGGGCCTAAAAGACTAAAGAAACCTAATACATCTCGATGGATTCGACTCAGTAATCAAGGAAAGCGGAAAAGGGGAGAAGAATACCATGGAGTGAAAAAAGTATCTGCAAGTTGGCATTATGATGTACCTACACCAGCAAAACAAATGGAAGAGCATTGTAATTGTTCTTTCAGTATGAAAAGTGGAAGAATCAACTGTAATTTGTTCCAAGAAATAGAAAGACAAAATCCATTTGATCAGTTCTGGAAAGAGTTTGGATGGGATCAAAGAAGAACTCATATTCAAGACATGGTGAACTCTTTACCAACCAAAGATTTGAAAAACAAACAGAATGAAGTTTCACGTAGAGAAATGTCATTAGtttataatttgaaacttgatGGTAGAAGATTACGAGTATGCAATAAGATGTTTTTGAACACATACTCCATCACAGACTGGGTGGTTTTGAATTGGTTAAAAAAAGAAACAAACAAAGATCCACTCACcaacataaaaaaatttcattga